One window of the Pedobacter ginsengisoli genome contains the following:
- a CDS encoding glycosyltransferase family 2 protein has product MQKQITVALLISTYNWPEALDLSLSSVLLQSKMPDEILIADDGSTEETKIIIEKYKKLFNIPILHFWQEDLGFRKTLILNKAIAGAKSDYIIEIDGDIIIHRKFIEDHINFAIPGTFVRASRGYLSKKLSAKLVSKQVSKINIFNKNVDNFFSVIRIPFLWPLFEKKYKIKGDELYEIHGCNMAFWRSDAIKVNGYNESFTGWGPEDKEFIARLLNIGVKKRFLKLGAVAFHIYHKENSRASLAENQRLFKETIALKKVYCEYGINQYL; this is encoded by the coding sequence ATGCAAAAACAAATTACGGTTGCTTTATTAATATCTACGTACAATTGGCCGGAAGCTCTAGATTTGTCGCTTTCTAGCGTTTTATTGCAGTCAAAAATGCCAGATGAAATACTAATTGCCGATGACGGATCTACAGAAGAAACCAAGATAATAATTGAAAAATATAAAAAACTATTCAATATACCCATACTCCATTTTTGGCAGGAAGATCTTGGTTTTAGAAAAACCCTGATCTTAAATAAAGCTATTGCAGGCGCCAAGAGTGACTATATTATTGAAATAGATGGCGACATTATTATTCACAGAAAATTCATTGAAGATCATATAAACTTCGCTATTCCCGGAACATTCGTAAGAGCCAGTCGAGGATACTTGAGCAAAAAACTTTCGGCCAAATTAGTAAGCAAGCAGGTTTCTAAAATTAATATCTTCAACAAGAACGTAGATAATTTTTTCAGCGTTATACGTATCCCTTTTTTATGGCCACTGTTCGAAAAAAAATACAAAATCAAGGGCGACGAGCTATACGAAATTCACGGATGCAACATGGCATTTTGGCGTTCTGATGCTATAAAAGTAAATGGGTATAATGAAAGTTTTACCGGATGGGGCCCTGAAGACAAAGAATTTATTGCCAGACTCCTTAATATCGGAGTAAAAAAACGTTTCCTCAAATTGGGAGCAGTCGCATTTCATATATACCATAAAGAAAATTCCAGAGCCTCCCTGGCAGAAAACCAGAGGCTATTTAAAGAGACTATAGCACTCAAAAAAGTTTATTGTGAATATGGTATAAATCAATACTTATAG